Proteins from one Cicer arietinum cultivar CDC Frontier isolate Library 1 chromosome 3, Cicar.CDCFrontier_v2.0, whole genome shotgun sequence genomic window:
- the LOC101509897 gene encoding protein COBRA, whose translation MGFSLLSKAFILFLFLLSSSCFTSTDAYDPLDPNGNITIKWDIITWTPDGYVAVVTVNNFQQYRHIAAPGWSLGWTWAKKEVIWGMVGSQTTEQGDCSKFKGNVPHCCKKDPTVVDLLPGTPYNQQIANCCKGGVLSSWAQDPTNAVGSFQISVGRAGTTNKTVKVPKNFTLKAPGPGYTCGPAKVVRPTQFIQPDKRRVTQALMTWNVTCTYSQFLAQKTPTCCVSLSSFYNETIVPCPTCACGCQSNSSQSGSCIDRNTPHLASVVAGSGKNNFQPLVQCTSHMCPIRIHWHVKLNYKEYWRVKVTITNFNYRMNYSDWNLVVQHPNFDNLTQLFSFNYKSLNPYGSINDTAMLWGVKFYNDFLNYAGPSGNVQSELLFRKDKSTFTFDKGWAFPRRIYFNGDNCVMPPPDAYPWLPNTGSRQEVSMFALVMASLVVLVFYAHV comes from the exons ATGGGTTTCTCTCTGTTGTCAAAAGCATTCATTTTGTTCTTGTTTCTACTTTCTTCCTCTTGCTTCACTTCAACAG ATGCTTATGATCCACTTGACCCAAATGGGAATATCACAATCAAATGGGATATTATAACATGGACACCTGATGGTTATGTT GCTGTTGTTACGGTGAACAACTTTCAACAATATCGTCACATCGCCGCACCTGGCTGGTCATTAGGATGGACATGGGCGAAAAAGGAGGTAATCTGGGGCATGGTGGGATCGCAGACCACTGAACAAGGCGATTGTTCGAAATTTAAGGGAAATGTTCCACATTGTTGTAAAAAGGATCCAACAGTTGTTGATTTACTTCCTGGAACACCTTACAATCAGCAAATTGCAAATTGCTGCAAAGGTGGAGTGCTCAGTTCATGGGCTCAGGATCCTACCAATGCAGTCGGGTCATTTCAAATCAGCGTTGGTAGAGCTGGTACCACAAATAAAACGGTTAAAGTCCCTAAAAACTTCACCTTGAAAGCGCCCGGACCGGGTTATACTTGCGGGCCAGCGAAAGTTGTGAGACCTACTCAATTTATTCAACCAGACAAAAGGAGAGTGACCCAAGCGCTAA TGACATGGAATGTGACATGCACATATTCACAATTTCTAGCTCAGAAAACTCCCACATGCTGTGTCTCTCTTTCATCTTTCTATAACGAAACCATCGTACCCTGCCCAACATGTGCATGTGGCTGCCAGAGTAACTCGTCTCAATCGGGGAGTTGCATAGA TCGAAATACGCCACATTTGGCATCGGTTGTTGCTGGTTCCGGAAAGAACAATTTTCAACCTTTGGTTCAATGTACTAGTCATATGTGTCCAATCCGAATCCACTGGCATGTTAAGCTTAACTACAAAGAATACTGGCGAGTGAAGGTTACgattactaattttaattacCGAATGAATTATTCTGATTGGAACTTGGTTGTTCAGCATCCGAACTTCGATAATCTAACCCAGCTGTTCAGTTTCAACTATAAGTCATTAAATCCTTATGGTTCAATAA ATGACACAGCAATGCTTTGGGGAGTTAAGTTCTATAATGATTTTCTTAATTATGCTGGCCCTAGTGGTAATGTTCAATCGGAGCTACTCTTCCGAAAAGACAAATCAACTTTTACTTTTGATAAGGGTTGGGCTTTCCCTCGAAGAATCTACTTCAACGGCGACAACTGTGTAATGCCGCCACCTGATGCATATCCGTGGTTACCTAACACCGGTTCTCGGCAAGAGGTTTCGATGTTTGCTTTAGTGATGGCATCTTTGGTAGTCTTGGTATTTTACGCACACGTTTAA
- the LOC101509575 gene encoding COBRA-like protein 4 gives MRFLISALCVIVLFSYAAAYDPLDPNGNITIKWDVVSWTPDGYVAVVTMSNFQMYRHIMNPGWTLGWSWAKKEVIWSMVGSQTTEQGDCSKFKGNVPHCCKKTPTVVDLLPGVPYNQQFSNCCKGGVVAAWGQDPSSAVSSFQISVGQGGTSNKTVKLPKNFTLLAPGPGYTCGPAKIVPSTTFLTADKRRKTQALMTWNVTCTYSQFLARKNPSCCVSLSSFYNETITPCASCACGCQNKKNCVKGHSKFLDMVGFHTPKKDNEPLLQCTHHMCPIRVHWHVKVNYKDYWRVKIAVTNFNYRLNYSLWTLAVQHPNLNNVTQVFSFDYKPLLPYQSINDTGMFYGMKFFNDLLMEAGPSGNVQSEVLLQKNKDTFTLNQGWAFPRRVYFNGEECMMPSPDTYPFLPNSSPVNVLNFPTSILSLLLVLLVVW, from the exons GCAGTGGTAACAATGAGCAACTTCCAAATGTACCGGCACATAATGAATCCAGGATGGACATTAGGATGGTCATGGGCCAAGAAAGAAGTTATATGGTCAATGGTAGGATCTCAAACAACTGAACAAGGAGATTGTTCTAAGTTCAAAGGCAATGTTCCTCATTGCTGCAAGAAAACTCCAACAGTTGTTGACTTGCTACCTGGTGTACCTTACAATCAGCAATTCTCAAACTGTTGTAAAGGTGGTGTTGTAGCAGCATGGGGACAAGACCCTTCATCGGCTGTATCTTCTTTCCAAATTAGTGTTGGACAAGGTGGTACTTCAAATAAGACAGTGAAACTTCCTAAGAATTTTACTCTCTTGGCTCCTGGACCTGGATATACTTGTGGTCCTGCTAAGATTGTTCCTTCCACCACTTTCCTTACGGCGGATAAACGCCGCAAGACTCAAGCACTAA TGACATGGAATGTTACCTGCACATACTCACAATTTCTTGCAAGAAAGAATCCAAGTTGCTGTGTATCTTTGTCATCCTTCTATAATGAGACAATTACCCCTTGTGCTTCTTGTGCTTGTGGCTGCCAGAACAAGAAGAATTGCGTCAA GGGTCATTCCAAATTCCTTGACATGGTGGGGTTTCATACTCCAAAGAAAGACAATGAACCATTACTACAGTGCACTCATCATATGTGCCCCATTAGGGTTCATTGGCATGTGAAAGTCAACTATAAGGACTATTGGAGAGTTAAGATTGCTGTGACAAATTTCAATTACAGATTGAATTATTCTCTATGGACTCTTGCTGTGCAGCATCCAAATCTTAACAATGTTACCCAAGTTTTCAGCTTTGATTACAAGCCTTTGCTTCCCTATCAATCCATAA ATGACACTGGTATGTTCTATGGCATGAAATTCTTTAATGATCTCTTGATGGAAGCTGGACCAAGTGGAAATGTTCAATCAGAAGTGCTTCTTCAGAAGAACAAGGATACATTCACACTCAACCAAGGTTGGGCATTTCCTCGTAGAGTCTACTTCAATGGTGAAGAATGCATGATGCCCTCACCTGATACCTACCCTTTCCTCCCTAATTCTTCCCCTGTCAATGTTCTCAACTTCCCAACATCCATCCTCTCATTGTTGCTTGTCTTGCTAGTTGTTTGGTGA